From the genome of Azospirillum sp. TSA2s, one region includes:
- a CDS encoding iron-containing alcohol dehydrogenase, with protein sequence MQVGVYEFLAQDRVIYGRPAAEAVAATVATLGKRRPLIVASRTLSRSTGVVAAIRAALGDACAGVFDGCVEHVPRASVLALAGEVRRLQPDLIVTVGGGTPIDTVKVALVALAEGITDAAGFDTVRIRVAEDGSRIVPVVKDPPLRQIIVPTTLSGAEFSNLGGATDAERRVKDLYTGRHIGGQVVILDPAVTVHTPERLWLSTGIRAVDHAVETVCSRRPQPFTDATCLHGLTMLARALRANRERPDDLDARLESQLGVWLATTGLGRVEWGASHGIGHQLGAVAGVPHGHCSCVMLPSVLRWNQAVNADRQALVARALGWGDGDAAAAVADLVHDLGQPGSLRSVGVTRDHFAAIAAGAMQNMMVRSNPRPITGEDDVREILELAW encoded by the coding sequence ATGCAGGTAGGAGTCTATGAGTTCCTGGCGCAAGACCGGGTCATCTACGGCCGGCCGGCGGCCGAGGCCGTTGCGGCCACCGTCGCGACGCTGGGCAAGCGGCGCCCGCTGATCGTGGCGAGCCGGACGCTGAGCCGTTCCACCGGTGTCGTCGCCGCCATCCGTGCGGCGCTGGGCGACGCCTGCGCCGGGGTCTTCGACGGCTGCGTCGAGCATGTGCCGCGCGCCTCCGTCCTCGCTTTGGCCGGGGAGGTGCGGCGGCTCCAACCGGACCTGATCGTCACCGTCGGCGGCGGAACGCCGATAGACACGGTGAAGGTGGCGCTGGTGGCGCTGGCCGAGGGGATCACCGATGCGGCCGGCTTCGACACCGTCCGCATCCGGGTCGCTGAGGACGGAAGCCGCATCGTCCCGGTGGTGAAGGACCCGCCGCTGCGCCAGATCATCGTGCCGACCACCCTGTCGGGGGCCGAATTCTCCAACCTGGGCGGCGCCACCGACGCGGAGCGCCGGGTCAAGGATCTCTACACCGGACGGCACATCGGTGGGCAGGTGGTCATCCTCGATCCCGCCGTGACGGTCCACACGCCGGAGCGGCTGTGGCTGTCCACCGGCATCCGCGCCGTCGACCATGCGGTGGAAACGGTCTGCTCGCGCCGGCCGCAGCCCTTCACCGACGCGACGTGCCTGCACGGGCTGACCATGCTGGCGCGCGCGCTGCGGGCCAACCGGGAGCGGCCGGACGATCTCGACGCCCGGCTGGAGAGCCAGCTCGGTGTCTGGCTGGCCACGACCGGGCTCGGCCGGGTGGAGTGGGGCGCCAGCCACGGCATCGGCCACCAGCTTGGCGCGGTCGCCGGCGTGCCGCACGGCCATTGCTCCTGCGTGATGTTGCCCAGCGTGCTGCGCTGGAACCAGGCTGTGAACGCTGACCGCCAAGCGCTGGTGGCCCGCGCGCTGGGGTGGGGGGACGGCGACGCCGCAGCGGCGGTCGCCGATCTGGTGCACGATCTCGGCCAGCCGGGCAGCCTGCGGTCGGTCGGGGTGACGCGCGACCATTTCGCAGCCATCGCGGCAGGGGCCATGCAAAACATGATGGTGCGCAGCAACCCGCGTCCGATCACCGGGGAGGATGATGTCCGGGAGATCCTCGAATTGGCATGGTGA
- a CDS encoding ABC transporter ATP-binding protein, protein MSDIILEARTLTKEFKGFVAVKEVNLQVRRGTIHALIGPNGAGKSTVFNLLTKFLTPTRGQILYKGRDITRTKPADIALMGLVRSFQISAVFPHLSVLENVRVALQRPLGTSFHFWKSESSLYDLHDRALELIEAVNLTPWAGHTAAELPYGRKRALEIATTLALDPEVMLLDEPLAGMGHEDIEGTAALIKRVAADRTVLMVEHNLSVVAHLSDTITVLRRGEILAEGPYEVVSRNPQVMEAYMGTGHA, encoded by the coding sequence GTGTCAGACATCATCCTGGAAGCGCGCACCCTGACGAAGGAGTTCAAGGGGTTCGTGGCGGTGAAGGAGGTGAACCTTCAGGTTCGCCGCGGCACCATCCACGCGCTGATCGGCCCGAACGGCGCCGGCAAGAGCACGGTGTTCAACCTGCTGACCAAGTTCCTCACCCCCACGCGCGGCCAGATCCTCTACAAGGGCCGCGACATCACCCGCACCAAGCCGGCCGACATCGCGCTGATGGGGCTGGTCCGCTCCTTCCAGATCTCGGCCGTCTTCCCGCACCTCAGCGTGCTGGAGAATGTCCGCGTCGCCTTGCAGCGACCGCTCGGCACCAGTTTCCATTTCTGGAAGTCCGAGTCGTCGCTCTACGACCTGCATGACCGGGCGCTGGAACTGATCGAGGCGGTCAACCTCACCCCCTGGGCCGGCCACACCGCCGCCGAGCTGCCCTATGGCCGCAAGCGCGCCCTGGAGATCGCCACCACCCTGGCGCTCGACCCGGAGGTGATGCTGCTCGACGAGCCGCTGGCCGGCATGGGCCATGAGGACATTGAGGGCACGGCGGCGCTGATCAAGCGGGTCGCCGCCGACCGCACCGTGCTGATGGTGGAGCACAATTTGTCGGTCGTCGCCCACCTGTCGGACACCATCACCGTTCTGCGCCGCGGCGAGATCCTGGCGGAGGGACCCTACGAGGTCGTCTCCAGGAACCCGCAGGTGATGGAAGCTTATATGGGGACCGGACATGCCTGA
- a CDS encoding ABC transporter ATP-binding protein yields MPDGMHTKTAHTGTAMLEIADLHGYYGESHVLHGVSLEVRQGEVVTLLGRNGAGKTSTMRAIMGIMGKRTGSIRFQGTELIGMAQHRIPRLGIGYVPEERGIFSSLSVDENLTLPPVVKDGGMTVPQIHDLFPNLKGRGSTQGTRLSGGEQQMLAIARILRTGATLILLDEPTEGLAPVIIEQIGVAVRALKARGFTIVLVEQNFRFAATIADRHYVMEEGHVVDMIPNDQLDANMDKLHTYLGV; encoded by the coding sequence ATGCCTGACGGGATGCACACAAAGACCGCCCACACCGGAACGGCGATGCTGGAGATCGCCGACCTGCACGGCTACTACGGCGAAAGCCATGTGCTGCACGGCGTCAGCCTGGAGGTGCGGCAGGGCGAGGTGGTGACGCTGCTGGGCCGCAACGGTGCCGGCAAGACCTCGACCATGCGCGCCATCATGGGGATCATGGGCAAGCGCACCGGCTCGATCCGCTTCCAGGGCACCGAGCTGATCGGCATGGCCCAGCACAGGATCCCGCGCCTGGGCATCGGCTATGTGCCGGAGGAGCGCGGCATCTTCTCAAGCCTCAGCGTCGACGAGAACCTGACGCTGCCGCCGGTGGTGAAGGACGGCGGGATGACGGTGCCGCAGATCCACGACCTGTTCCCCAACCTGAAGGGCCGCGGCTCGACGCAGGGCACGCGGCTGTCGGGCGGCGAGCAGCAGATGCTGGCAATCGCCCGCATCCTGCGCACCGGCGCCACCCTGATCCTGCTGGACGAGCCGACCGAGGGTCTGGCCCCGGTCATCATCGAGCAGATCGGCGTCGCGGTGCGGGCGCTCAAGGCGCGCGGCTTCACCATCGTGCTGGTGGAGCAGAACTTCCGCTTCGCCGCCACCATCGCCGACCGCCATTACGTGATGGAGGAGGGGCATGTGGTGGACATGATCCCCAACGACCAGCTCGACGCCAACATGGACAAGCTCCACACCTATCTCGGCGTGTGA
- a CDS encoding branched-chain amino acid ABC transporter permease, with the protein MSQLLGIPPQALFGQLLLGLINGSFYALLSLGLAVIFGMLNVVNMAHGALYMVGAFVAWLLLSHAGVGYWGALVLAPLVVGAVGLVLERTMLRRLYKVDHLYGLLLTFGLALIFEGAFRHQYGVSGQPYPIPDLLKGGTNLGFMYLPTYRGWVVAASLLVCLGTWFAIERTKLGAYLRAATENPTLVQAFGINVPVMVSLTYGFGVALAGLAGVLAAPIYQVSPLMGANLIIVVFAVVVIGGMGSILGAIVTGLGLGLLEGLTKVFYPEASNIVVFVIMAVVLMVKPAGLFGRER; encoded by the coding sequence ATGTCCCAACTGCTCGGCATTCCGCCGCAAGCCCTGTTCGGCCAGCTTCTGCTCGGCCTGATCAACGGCTCCTTCTATGCGCTGCTCAGCCTGGGGCTGGCGGTGATCTTCGGCATGCTCAACGTCGTCAACATGGCGCATGGTGCGCTCTACATGGTCGGCGCCTTCGTGGCGTGGCTGCTGCTGAGCCATGCCGGCGTCGGCTATTGGGGGGCGCTGGTGCTGGCGCCGCTGGTGGTCGGCGCCGTCGGGCTGGTGCTGGAGCGCACCATGCTGCGCCGGCTCTACAAGGTCGACCATCTCTATGGCCTGCTGCTGACCTTCGGGCTGGCGCTGATCTTCGAGGGCGCCTTCCGCCACCAGTATGGCGTGTCGGGCCAGCCCTATCCCATTCCCGACCTGCTGAAGGGCGGCACCAACCTGGGCTTCATGTATCTGCCGACCTACCGTGGCTGGGTGGTGGCGGCGTCGCTTCTGGTGTGCCTTGGCACCTGGTTCGCCATCGAGCGGACCAAGCTGGGCGCCTATCTGCGGGCGGCGACGGAGAACCCGACGCTGGTGCAGGCCTTCGGCATCAACGTGCCGGTGATGGTGTCGCTGACCTACGGCTTCGGCGTGGCGCTGGCCGGTCTGGCCGGCGTTCTGGCGGCGCCGATCTATCAGGTGTCGCCGCTGATGGGGGCGAACCTGATCATCGTGGTGTTCGCGGTGGTGGTGATCGGCGGCATGGGATCGATCCTCGGCGCCATCGTCACCGGGCTGGGGCTGGGGTTGCTGGAAGGGCTGACCAAGGTCTTCTATCCCGAAGCGTCCAACATCGTGGTGTTCGTCATTATGGCCGTGGTGCTGATGGTGAAGCCGGCCGGCCTGTTCGGACGGGAGAGATAA
- a CDS encoding branched-chain amino acid ABC transporter permease, with protein sequence MSGGSPKILLTGAGLLLAVLAPYVLYPVFLMKVLCFALFACAFNLLIGFAGLLSFGHAAFFGGAAYIAAHVVKEWGWAPEAGLLAATAVAGLLGLVFGLIAIRRQGIYFAMITLALSQMVFFLALQLPFTHGEDGIQGVPRGLLFGLFDLSQPLTMYYAVLAIFVAGFALIWRTVHSPFGQVLKAIRENEPRAVSLGYRTDRYKLVAFVLSASLAGLAGGTKALVFQLASLTDVTWQMSGEVVLMTLLGGMGTLFGPVVGAGLVVTLESYLASTSLPVPVVIGCIFVVCVLLFRRGIVGELMARVRK encoded by the coding sequence ATGTCCGGCGGCTCGCCGAAGATCCTGCTGACCGGAGCCGGGCTGCTGCTGGCGGTCCTGGCGCCCTATGTCCTGTATCCCGTCTTTCTGATGAAGGTGCTGTGCTTCGCGCTGTTCGCCTGCGCCTTCAACCTGCTGATCGGCTTCGCCGGGCTGCTCAGCTTCGGCCATGCCGCCTTCTTCGGCGGGGCGGCCTACATCGCCGCGCATGTGGTGAAGGAATGGGGCTGGGCGCCGGAGGCAGGCCTGCTCGCCGCCACCGCGGTCGCCGGGCTGCTGGGGCTGGTCTTCGGCCTGATCGCCATCCGCCGGCAGGGCATCTATTTCGCCATGATCACGCTGGCGCTGTCGCAGATGGTGTTCTTCCTGGCGCTGCAGCTGCCCTTCACCCATGGCGAGGACGGCATCCAGGGCGTGCCGCGCGGCCTGCTGTTCGGGCTGTTCGACCTCAGCCAGCCGCTGACCATGTACTACGCCGTGCTGGCGATCTTCGTCGCCGGCTTCGCCCTGATCTGGCGCACGGTGCATTCGCCCTTCGGCCAGGTGCTGAAGGCGATCCGCGAGAACGAGCCGCGCGCGGTGTCGCTCGGCTACCGCACCGACCGCTACAAGCTGGTGGCCTTCGTGCTGTCGGCCTCGCTGGCCGGGCTGGCCGGCGGGACCAAGGCGCTGGTGTTCCAGCTCGCCAGCCTGACCGACGTGACGTGGCAGATGTCGGGCGAGGTGGTGCTGATGACGCTGTTGGGCGGCATGGGCACGCTGTTCGGGCCGGTGGTCGGTGCCGGGCTGGTGGTGACGCTGGAAAGCTACCTCGCCTCCACCAGCCTGCCGGTGCCGGTGGTGATCGGCTGCATCTTCGTCGTCTGCGTCCTGCTCTTCCGCCGCGGTATCGTCGGCGAGCTGATGGCACGGGTACGGAAATGA
- a CDS encoding radical SAM protein, with protein sequence MRIHIINPAADFPGYHTADFFAAWGLGGRSSVADLSTTTLAAFVPPDWDIRLSDEAITPLPDRPATEDADIVAITGKSSQRNRMLQLADRYRAMGRRVVIGGSYASLSPEDVRPHADVLVTGEIEDIAADLFTDLAAGRPRDRYEGTRPDLRRSPLPRWDLYPNESANMGAIQTSRGCPFQCDFCDVIQYLGRKQRHKDPDQVIAELDVLHRHGYRSVFLADDNFTVYRSRAHDMLTALRRWNEAHADAPMRFMTQVSIDLARDADLMAACKAAGLDNVFIGIETINEDSLRQSGKLQNLYQSTSDALATILSHGIAVSGGIIVGFDADGPDIFDRLAGFIEDCPVPVLSVGALVAPPGTPLHDRLAAEGRLAGDDAQSAANPFTTNIHPARMSRRDLLDGLARLCADIYSPAAYGRRIAKFLDAYGGANRPVQASQPIPLSPLLRSVLKRLSGFGPAEKQMILDAMTAARFRPDAQMEVMGALGRYAQIRHMLGATAGSTAAG encoded by the coding sequence GTGCGCATTCACATCATCAACCCGGCGGCGGATTTCCCCGGCTACCACACGGCCGATTTCTTCGCGGCCTGGGGACTTGGCGGGCGCAGCTCGGTGGCAGACCTGTCGACCACGACTCTGGCCGCCTTCGTGCCGCCGGACTGGGACATCCGCCTGTCCGACGAGGCGATCACGCCGCTGCCGGACCGCCCCGCCACCGAGGACGCCGACATCGTCGCGATCACCGGCAAGTCGTCCCAGCGCAACCGCATGCTGCAGCTGGCCGACCGCTACCGCGCGATGGGGCGGCGGGTGGTGATCGGCGGCTCCTACGCCTCGCTCAGCCCGGAGGATGTGCGCCCCCACGCCGACGTGCTGGTCACCGGCGAGATCGAGGACATCGCGGCGGATCTGTTCACCGATCTGGCCGCCGGCCGGCCGCGCGACCGCTACGAAGGGACGCGGCCCGACCTTCGGCGCTCTCCGCTGCCGCGCTGGGACCTCTATCCCAACGAGAGCGCCAACATGGGGGCGATCCAGACCTCCCGCGGCTGTCCCTTCCAGTGCGATTTCTGCGACGTGATCCAATATCTCGGCCGCAAGCAGCGCCACAAGGATCCCGATCAGGTGATCGCCGAGCTGGACGTCCTGCACCGCCACGGCTACCGCAGCGTCTTCCTGGCCGACGACAACTTCACCGTCTACCGCAGCCGTGCGCACGACATGCTGACGGCATTGCGGCGGTGGAACGAGGCGCATGCCGATGCGCCGATGCGCTTCATGACCCAGGTGTCGATCGACCTCGCCCGCGACGCCGATCTGATGGCGGCCTGCAAGGCGGCTGGGCTGGACAACGTCTTCATCGGCATCGAGACGATCAACGAGGACAGCCTGCGCCAGTCCGGCAAGCTGCAGAACCTCTACCAGTCGACCTCTGACGCGCTGGCCACCATCCTGTCGCACGGCATCGCGGTGTCCGGCGGCATCATCGTCGGCTTCGACGCCGACGGGCCCGACATCTTCGACCGGCTGGCCGGCTTCATCGAGGATTGCCCGGTGCCGGTGCTGTCGGTGGGCGCGCTGGTGGCGCCGCCGGGCACCCCGCTCCACGATCGTCTCGCCGCCGAGGGGCGGCTGGCCGGCGACGACGCGCAGAGTGCGGCCAACCCCTTCACCACCAACATCCACCCGGCGCGGATGAGCCGGCGCGACCTGCTCGACGGGCTGGCGCGGCTGTGCGCCGACATCTACAGCCCGGCCGCCTACGGCCGCCGGATCGCGAAATTCCTGGACGCTTACGGCGGAGCGAACCGTCCCGTGCAGGCATCGCAACCGATCCCGCTGTCGCCGTTGCTGCGCAGCGTGCTGAAGCGGTTGTCCGGCTTCGGCCCCGCCGAAAAGCAGATGATCCTCGACGCCATGACCGCCGCCCGCTTCAGACCCGACGCCCAGATGGAGGTGATGGGGGCGCTGGGTCGCTATGCACAGATCCGGCACATGCTCGGCGCCACCGCCGGGAGCACCGCCGCCGGGTGA
- a CDS encoding DUF4280 domain-containing protein, which translates to MPMQVVNGATLQCSFGMAPSTFVVLPVHGVMDGNQPAANITDHKPMVNIMPFGMCTSLANPTVASATAAAMGVLTPMPCIPATLTPWVPGAPTVMLDHMPALDNVSKCMCNWGGVVSVVNPGQTTTVIP; encoded by the coding sequence ATGCCGATGCAGGTGGTGAACGGCGCGACGCTTCAATGCAGCTTCGGGATGGCCCCGTCGACCTTCGTTGTGCTTCCCGTCCATGGCGTCATGGACGGCAATCAGCCGGCGGCGAACATCACGGACCACAAGCCGATGGTCAACATCATGCCGTTCGGTATGTGCACCAGCCTTGCCAACCCGACGGTGGCTTCGGCGACGGCGGCGGCGATGGGCGTGCTGACGCCGATGCCCTGCATTCCCGCCACCCTGACGCCCTGGGTGCCGGGCGCGCCGACGGTGATGCTGGACCATATGCCGGCGCTGGACAACGTGTCGAAGTGCATGTGCAACTGGGGCGGCGTGGTGTCGGTGGTCAATCCCGGGCAGACGACGACCGTCATTCCTTGA
- a CDS encoding ferritin-like protein — translation MTTQTMAATRSVPAAGAKATDLPKQGPSLVVQAKTPRTLDEVRANLQLAVELEHATLPAYLQAAYSLDDAKNGVIAGMIIDIAMQEMEHFCQAANILVAIGGRPAIDNPAFVPSYPGGLPKHIGTQPGQPEFVVHLRGFSLDQVENCFMVIEEPADPIDILESAPRLAASDIKDNYRTIGEFYEDISKALGDLGNGVFSGTADGQVYGMFGIKPILSLADAQDAIARIVREGEGTPTSPEEGTEDGDDNGMAHYYSFYEIYKGRKIAKAGDGSWYFTDEVVPFDPAGVQTLIDDPKQADYAAGSVAAVQAEAFNTYYSNLLKALHQSFNGNPDKINDAIGLMFDLKIQAKMLMQLPMDGHPGKFCAPTWQYIP, via the coding sequence ATGACGACCCAAACCATGGCGGCGACCCGCTCGGTCCCGGCCGCCGGCGCCAAGGCCACCGACCTGCCCAAGCAAGGCCCCTCGCTCGTCGTCCAGGCCAAGACGCCGCGGACGCTGGACGAGGTGCGCGCCAACCTGCAACTCGCGGTGGAGCTGGAGCACGCGACGCTGCCGGCCTATCTCCAGGCCGCCTATTCGCTGGACGATGCGAAGAACGGCGTGATCGCCGGGATGATCATCGACATCGCCATGCAGGAGATGGAGCATTTCTGCCAGGCGGCCAACATCCTGGTGGCCATCGGCGGCCGTCCGGCCATCGACAATCCGGCCTTCGTGCCCTCCTATCCCGGTGGCCTGCCGAAACACATCGGCACCCAGCCCGGCCAGCCGGAGTTCGTCGTGCATCTGCGCGGCTTCTCGCTGGATCAGGTCGAAAACTGCTTCATGGTGATCGAGGAACCGGCCGACCCCATCGACATCCTGGAGTCGGCGCCCAGACTGGCGGCGTCCGACATCAAGGACAATTACCGGACCATTGGCGAATTCTACGAGGACATCTCCAAGGCGCTGGGCGACCTCGGCAACGGCGTCTTCTCCGGCACCGCCGACGGGCAGGTCTACGGCATGTTCGGCATCAAGCCGATCCTGTCCCTGGCCGACGCGCAGGATGCCATTGCCCGCATCGTCCGCGAGGGCGAAGGCACCCCGACCTCGCCGGAGGAAGGGACCGAGGACGGCGACGACAATGGCATGGCGCACTACTACAGCTTCTACGAGATCTACAAAGGCCGGAAGATCGCCAAGGCCGGCGACGGCAGTTGGTACTTTACTGACGAGGTCGTCCCCTTCGACCCGGCCGGCGTCCAGACCCTGATCGACGATCCCAAGCAGGCCGACTACGCCGCCGGCTCGGTCGCGGCGGTGCAGGCGGAGGCCTTCAACACCTACTACTCCAACCTGCTGAAGGCCCTGCACCAGAGCTTCAACGGCAACCCGGACAAGATCAACGACGCCATCGGCCTGATGTTCGACCTGAAGATCCAGGCCAAGATGCTGATGCAGCTGCCGATGGACGGCCACCCCGGCAAGTTCTGCGCCCCGACTTGGCAATACATCCCGTGA
- the menD gene encoding 2-succinyl-5-enolpyruvyl-6-hydroxy-3-cyclohexene-1-carboxylic-acid synthase yields MEVDNTTFRGIVSGDAELNFTWSAFLIDSLVEVGCTHAVMCPGAQMAPLALACRANPKLKVSVVIDERSAGFFALGLSSVTQKPTILICTSGSAVGQFYPAVMEANYGMIPLIVITADRAPENQDRSSAQAIDQIRAFGQHVRASHNIQLPDASIDSLSPLVSRIYEQATGATPGPVHVNQAFRDPLVAKLRNKRPVPTPPVVSNPVLTVNADHARRLAESLAGRRGVIVCGASEIDEPGFPAAIYELSRQLGAPIIADPFSNLRFGAPSDVPVIARADSFLRATRFTETHKPDWVINFGGPPISKPVLTYLQTTNCTEYIGVDPTNKWQDPILRMTEIVRASPESLCKALVASGALRAAPASWAQSFAACDAYIDGLSRSAFDTIFWEAPILRRMVQATPEGAVFFCGNSMAVRDADSFSGRTDARLRLFANRGVNGIDGSIGTLIGVAAAQRPKKTLSVIGDMAFSHDVGSLQLAGDLDIVLVVLNNGGGAIFEYLPTAKTPEVMDFISPPTLNIGLAAQASGWRTWRAGDLAQFNGALEEAMAARGPCLIEAVIDRKESVRQHKLFWGAADGINAIIRLRGPEGMTITFGVPQITDSDKSAVEFDPNITD; encoded by the coding sequence GTGGAAGTCGACAACACGACTTTCCGCGGAATCGTATCCGGCGACGCCGAGCTGAACTTCACCTGGTCCGCTTTCCTGATCGATTCCCTGGTGGAGGTCGGCTGCACGCATGCGGTGATGTGTCCCGGCGCGCAGATGGCGCCGCTGGCGCTCGCCTGCCGTGCCAATCCCAAGCTGAAGGTGTCGGTCGTCATCGACGAGCGGTCGGCTGGCTTCTTCGCGCTTGGCCTGTCGAGCGTGACGCAGAAGCCGACCATTCTGATCTGCACGTCGGGCTCCGCGGTGGGGCAGTTCTATCCCGCCGTGATGGAGGCGAATTACGGAATGATTCCGCTGATCGTCATCACCGCCGACCGTGCCCCGGAGAACCAGGATCGGAGTTCCGCACAGGCGATCGACCAGATCCGCGCCTTCGGCCAGCATGTGCGGGCGTCCCACAACATCCAGCTTCCCGATGCCAGCATCGATTCGCTCTCTCCGCTGGTTTCCCGCATCTATGAGCAGGCGACGGGCGCCACCCCTGGCCCGGTGCATGTGAACCAGGCGTTCCGCGACCCGCTGGTGGCGAAGCTCCGCAACAAACGCCCCGTTCCCACGCCGCCGGTGGTCTCCAACCCCGTCCTGACGGTCAATGCGGACCACGCCCGGCGGTTGGCCGAGTCCCTGGCCGGACGCCGCGGCGTGATCGTCTGCGGCGCCAGCGAGATCGATGAGCCGGGTTTCCCCGCCGCCATCTACGAGCTGTCGCGCCAGCTCGGCGCTCCGATCATCGCCGATCCTTTCAGCAACCTGCGTTTCGGTGCGCCAAGCGACGTTCCGGTGATCGCGCGCGCCGATTCTTTCCTGAGGGCGACGCGATTCACCGAAACCCACAAACCGGATTGGGTGATCAATTTCGGCGGACCGCCGATTTCGAAGCCGGTGCTGACCTATCTGCAGACCACCAACTGCACCGAGTATATCGGCGTCGATCCGACCAACAAATGGCAGGACCCGATCCTGCGCATGACCGAGATCGTGCGCGCCAGCCCCGAATCGCTGTGCAAGGCGCTGGTGGCGTCGGGCGCTCTGCGTGCCGCTCCGGCGTCCTGGGCGCAATCCTTCGCCGCCTGCGACGCCTACATCGACGGCCTGTCGCGCAGCGCCTTCGACACGATCTTCTGGGAGGCGCCCATTCTGCGGCGGATGGTTCAGGCGACGCCCGAAGGAGCCGTGTTCTTCTGCGGCAATTCCATGGCCGTGCGCGACGCCGACAGCTTCTCCGGCCGGACCGATGCCCGGCTGCGTCTGTTCGCCAACCGCGGCGTGAACGGCATCGACGGCTCCATCGGCACGCTGATCGGCGTCGCGGCGGCGCAGCGCCCGAAGAAGACCCTGTCGGTCATCGGCGACATGGCCTTTTCGCACGATGTCGGCAGCCTGCAGCTTGCCGGCGACCTGGACATCGTGCTGGTCGTTCTGAACAACGGCGGCGGCGCCATCTTCGAATATCTGCCGACCGCAAAGACGCCGGAAGTCATGGACTTCATCTCGCCGCCGACGCTCAACATCGGGCTCGCGGCGCAGGCCTCCGGGTGGCGGACATGGCGGGCCGGCGATCTCGCGCAGTTCAACGGTGCGCTGGAGGAGGCGATGGCGGCCCGCGGCCCCTGCCTGATCGAGGCGGTCATCGACCGCAAGGAGAGCGTGCGCCAGCACAAGCTGTTCTGGGGCGCCGCCGACGGCATCAACGCCATCATCCGGCTGCGCGGACCGGAGGGCATGACCATCACCTTCGGCGTTCCGCAGATCACCGATTCCGACAAGTCCGCGGTCGAGTTCGATCCGAACATCACCGACTGA
- a CDS encoding MFS transporter, with product MDGHRTETAREAEDDRSGTASSSSPLPILPRERAAIFLLGFAAFLPLYAPQSVLPQLARSFQASPAETGAVIGATTLAVALSAPLAGPLTDRFGRKRSMLAAIAILVPLTLLLTLCGSLSELLAVRFSQGIVLPALFTGAVAYIGTRWEGTRGASVTGMFVTGSAIGGFAGRFVSGLVADIAGWQSGFAALAAVSALCAVFVALWLTPDRGRGTGSILGNFRGMREHLRDGRIRAVSLCGGTVLFSMTGCLSYLGFHLAEPPFELTAAGIGLVFLVYPLSATAPLVNSRLLRLLGTGNAYRVAFGVCAVGQLLLLLPDLTAVVAGTGIFLGGVFLCQSLALGYVGRVATTNKGAAAGLYVCCFYLGGSLGAIVPGLLWKTAGWPGCVALVLAALATGALISLAMREQNRRAAEPV from the coding sequence ATGGACGGCCATCGAACCGAGACGGCGCGCGAGGCGGAGGACGACAGGTCCGGGACGGCGTCCTCGTCCTCCCCGTTGCCAATCCTGCCGCGGGAGCGGGCGGCGATCTTCCTTCTGGGCTTCGCGGCGTTCCTGCCGCTCTATGCCCCCCAGTCGGTCCTGCCGCAGCTGGCCCGCAGTTTCCAGGCCAGCCCGGCGGAAACCGGGGCGGTGATCGGGGCGACGACGCTGGCCGTCGCGCTGTCGGCGCCGCTGGCCGGGCCGTTGACCGATCGGTTCGGGCGCAAGCGCTCGATGCTGGCGGCCATCGCCATCCTGGTCCCGCTGACGCTTCTGCTGACGCTGTGCGGCAGCCTGAGTGAGCTGCTGGCCGTCCGTTTCAGCCAGGGTATCGTGCTGCCGGCCCTGTTCACCGGTGCCGTCGCCTATATCGGCACCCGCTGGGAAGGCACCCGCGGCGCGTCGGTGACCGGCATGTTCGTCACCGGATCGGCCATCGGCGGCTTCGCCGGGCGGTTCGTCTCCGGACTCGTCGCCGACATCGCCGGCTGGCAGAGCGGGTTCGCCGCCCTGGCCGCGGTTTCGGCACTCTGCGCGGTCTTCGTCGCGCTCTGGCTGACGCCGGACCGCGGCCGGGGGACCGGGTCGATCCTGGGCAATTTCCGCGGCATGCGGGAGCATCTTCGGGATGGCCGGATTCGCGCGGTGAGCCTGTGCGGCGGCACCGTCCTGTTTTCGATGACCGGATGCTTGTCCTATCTGGGATTCCATCTGGCGGAGCCGCCTTTCGAACTGACGGCGGCCGGAATCGGCCTCGTCTTCCTGGTCTATCCGCTCAGTGCGACCGCCCCGCTGGTCAACAGCCGGCTGTTGCGTCTGCTGGGAACCGGCAACGCCTATCGTGTCGCCTTCGGCGTCTGTGCAGTCGGGCAGTTGCTGCTCCTGCTGCCCGATCTGACGGCGGTGGTCGCCGGAACCGGAATCTTCCTGGGCGGCGTGTTCCTGTGCCAGTCGCTGGCGCTCGGCTATGTCGGCCGGGTGGCGACGACGAACAAAGGGGCCGCCGCCGGGCTCTATGTTTGCTGCTTCTATCTTGGCGGCAGCCTTGGCGCCATCGTGCCCGGCCTTTTGTGGAAAACCGCCGGGTGGCCCGGATGCGTGGCCCTGGTTCTTGCCGCACTCGCAACCGGTGCGCTCATTTCCCTGGCGATGCGCGAGCAGAATCGCCGCGCCGCGGAGCCGGTCTGA